One window of Bacillus alkalicellulosilyticus genomic DNA carries:
- a CDS encoding mannitol-1-phosphate 5-dehydrogenase, translating into MLAVHFGAGNIGRGFIGSILSNAGYDVCFIDVNAEIVNLLNHKQEYRVVLADQKSEESLVTRVSAINSKENPQKVIEAIAEADLVTTAVGPNILVFLADLLADGVRKRLAEKAKPLNIIACENMIGGSEFLKEEIYKKFSTEEQQLANESVAFPNAAVDRIVPIQTNKDKLMVTVEPYYEWVVDQSQMTGDVPTIEGVTFVESLGPYIERKLFTVNTGHAAVAYVGYQEGCRTIKDAMENASVLKIVKGTLKETGSLLVQKYGFNEAEHEQYITKILNRFMNPFINDDIPRVARGPVRKLGRNDRLISPADQYYQHNNTEPIYLVKVIAAALQYDFSEDQEAVSLQEKLKASGIEAVLTDICGLNSDNPLFDLIRKQF; encoded by the coding sequence ATGTTAGCTGTTCATTTTGGTGCTGGTAATATTGGTAGGGGTTTTATAGGTAGTATTCTTTCAAATGCTGGGTATGATGTTTGTTTTATAGATGTGAATGCTGAAATTGTTAATTTACTTAATCATAAACAAGAATATCGTGTAGTTTTAGCTGACCAAAAAAGTGAAGAATCTCTTGTAACGAGAGTCAGCGCCATTAATAGTAAGGAGAATCCTCAAAAGGTCATCGAGGCTATTGCAGAAGCTGATTTAGTAACCACAGCAGTTGGTCCAAACATTTTAGTTTTCCTTGCAGATTTACTAGCGGATGGAGTAAGAAAAAGGTTAGCTGAAAAAGCGAAACCATTAAATATCATTGCTTGTGAAAATATGATTGGTGGCAGTGAATTTTTAAAAGAAGAAATTTACAAAAAATTCAGCACAGAGGAACAACAATTAGCTAACGAAAGCGTTGCGTTTCCGAATGCAGCAGTTGACAGGATTGTTCCTATACAAACAAACAAAGATAAATTAATGGTTACCGTTGAACCTTATTATGAATGGGTAGTGGACCAATCTCAGATGACCGGAGATGTTCCAACTATTGAGGGAGTAACATTCGTTGAAAGTCTAGGTCCCTATATAGAAAGAAAATTATTTACTGTTAACACGGGGCATGCTGCAGTAGCGTATGTCGGATATCAAGAAGGATGTAGAACAATAAAAGATGCAATGGAAAATGCTTCTGTTTTAAAAATTGTAAAAGGGACATTAAAGGAGACAGGTTCTTTATTAGTTCAGAAATATGGCTTTAATGAGGCAGAACATGAACAATACATTACCAAAATTCTAAACCGTTTTATGAATCCTTTTATTAATGATGATATTCCACGTGTAGCAAGGGGCCCCGTTAGGAAGTTAGGAAGAAATGACAGACTAATTAGTCCAGCTGACCAATATTATCAACATAATAACACCGAACCTATCTACCTAGTTAAAGTAATTGCCGCAGCTTTACAATATGATTTTAGCGAAGATCAAGAGGCGGTTTCCTTGCAAGAAAAACTAAAAGCTAGCGGAATAGAAGCAGTTCTAACTGATATATGTGGATTAAATAGTGATAACCCACTATTTGATTTGATTCGTAAGCAATTCTAA
- a CDS encoding PTS sugar transporter subunit IIA, with translation MTKEILTKQNIILNASFKDKEEAIRSTGEILVDKGYVEPTYIDKMLEREELTSTYMGNYVAIPHGTEDSKKSVITSGLSIIQVPNGVEFGQDNIVKVLIGIAGKDGEHLDILSQIAIVCSEEENIQKIVDAKSEDEILELFAEVN, from the coding sequence ATGACAAAAGAAATTTTAACTAAACAAAATATCATCTTAAATGCATCATTTAAAGACAAAGAGGAAGCAATTCGAAGTACTGGAGAAATTTTAGTAGATAAAGGTTATGTAGAACCAACTTATATAGATAAAATGTTGGAACGAGAAGAATTAACATCTACGTACATGGGTAACTATGTTGCCATTCCACATGGAACAGAGGATTCAAAAAAATCCGTAATTACATCAGGATTATCTATTATACAAGTTCCTAACGGAGTTGAGTTTGGACAAGACAATATTGTAAAAGTACTGATTGGAATAGCTGGAAAGGATGGCGAACATTTAGATATTCTTTCACAAATTGCAATTGTCTGTTCTGAAGAAGAGAATATTCAAAAGATTGTTGATGCCAAGTCAGAAGATGAGATTTTAGAGCTCTTTGCTGAGGTGAATTAA
- a CDS encoding BglG family transcription antiterminator produces the protein MYISARERKILEHLLMRQEDTTVKDLANELDVSPRTVHRDLKGVEEILEEYGLGLHKKSGIGIHVTGNRQDIEKLQLFLFNLSHNEYTPEERQTIILSELLDAKEPIKLVSLANDLNVTIATVSNDLNKVEQKLIPFSLTLIRKRGYGVEITGAEKAKRKAMSKLIIEHLDEFEFISMIKESIQRKSTQTVDTVTDRLLGLVDKKKLMIIEKQINDVKTDLPYRIADSAYIGLVVHLALAIERIEQGEEINFDDEYLESLKGSKEFKVAEKIVIRLKSIFQIEITEGEIGYITMHLMGAKLRNEREDVLEESSFQIGLITQQLIRNVSLELGRDLTSDISLFQGLVAHLRPALYRIKQHMGISNPLLSRIMEDYPDIFAVVIKVVKETFTELNVPKEEVGYLVMHFASALLNKNDVKVLKALIVCSSGIGTSKMLSSKLEQVIPGIKAVNASLFDLDSIDIAGFDGILSTVPLKSMKDEYLLVSPILSEVEIGKIKKYLLKQKTAPLLKRTDSVSKGEMVHRIDFLEKISNANKYTSAMYQLLHGFSVFRFEERVTLEAALSKMCENLLELDVIGNSSHVYKDLIAREHLGGLGIPGTSVALYHTKSEEIKKPSFSIARVNHSITVKAMDNSTIEMDSLLLMLSPHTSNEQTMELLSTISALVIKDEETTRLFESGQEHDIAALITSEFNSIYEKKVLY, from the coding sequence ATGTATATTTCGGCAAGGGAACGAAAAATACTTGAACATTTGCTTATGCGCCAAGAGGATACAACAGTAAAGGATTTGGCAAATGAACTAGATGTGAGTCCTCGCACCGTACACCGTGACCTAAAAGGGGTAGAAGAAATTTTAGAAGAGTATGGGCTTGGGTTACATAAAAAGTCTGGGATTGGAATTCACGTGACTGGGAATAGACAAGACATAGAAAAACTTCAGTTGTTTTTATTTAATTTATCTCATAATGAGTATACCCCTGAAGAACGGCAAACCATTATTCTTTCGGAATTATTAGATGCAAAGGAACCAATCAAACTTGTTTCGCTAGCTAACGATTTAAATGTGACGATTGCTACAGTTAGTAACGACTTAAACAAAGTGGAACAGAAACTCATTCCTTTTTCATTAACACTAATTAGAAAACGTGGGTATGGAGTAGAAATAACAGGAGCAGAAAAAGCGAAGAGAAAAGCAATGAGTAAGTTAATCATTGAACATCTTGATGAATTTGAATTCATATCGATGATTAAGGAGTCTATTCAGAGAAAATCGACTCAAACGGTTGATACGGTAACGGATCGGTTATTAGGATTAGTTGATAAGAAAAAGTTGATGATTATTGAAAAACAAATTAACGATGTAAAGACAGACCTTCCTTATCGAATAGCTGATAGTGCTTATATAGGATTAGTTGTTCATTTAGCTTTGGCAATTGAAAGAATAGAACAAGGAGAAGAAATAAATTTTGATGATGAGTACTTAGAAAGCCTCAAGGGTTCCAAAGAATTTAAAGTTGCAGAAAAAATCGTGATACGCTTAAAAAGTATTTTTCAAATTGAGATCACTGAGGGGGAAATTGGTTATATTACCATGCACTTGATGGGTGCGAAATTGCGAAATGAACGTGAGGACGTACTAGAGGAATCTAGTTTTCAAATAGGTCTGATTACTCAACAGTTAATTCGAAATGTCAGTCTTGAACTAGGACGTGATTTAACCAGCGACATTTCATTATTTCAAGGGTTAGTTGCACACCTAAGACCTGCGTTGTACAGGATAAAACAACATATGGGAATATCGAACCCACTTTTATCAAGAATTATGGAAGACTATCCAGATATATTTGCAGTGGTTATCAAAGTAGTTAAAGAAACGTTCACAGAATTGAATGTTCCAAAAGAAGAAGTTGGCTATCTAGTTATGCATTTTGCTTCGGCATTGTTAAATAAAAACGACGTTAAGGTATTAAAAGCTTTAATTGTTTGTTCAAGTGGGATTGGTACATCAAAAATGTTATCTTCTAAGCTTGAGCAGGTTATTCCTGGGATAAAAGCGGTAAATGCTTCTTTGTTCGACCTTGATTCTATTGACATTGCAGGGTTTGATGGTATTTTATCAACAGTACCATTAAAGAGTATGAAGGATGAGTATCTATTAGTAAGTCCAATATTATCTGAGGTTGAAATTGGTAAGATTAAAAAATACCTACTTAAACAAAAGACGGCACCTTTACTTAAGAGAACGGATTCTGTTTCAAAAGGTGAAATGGTACATCGTATTGATTTTCTTGAAAAAATAAGTAATGCTAATAAATATACATCGGCAATGTATCAGCTGTTACACGGTTTCTCTGTATTTAGGTTTGAAGAAAGAGTCACTCTTGAAGCTGCATTGTCAAAAATGTGTGAGAACTTGCTGGAGTTAGATGTGATAGGGAATAGTAGTCATGTTTACAAAGACCTTATAGCCCGAGAACACTTAGGTGGACTCGGCATTCCTGGTACTTCAGTCGCGTTATATCACACAAAAAGCGAAGAAATAAAAAAACCAAGTTTTTCAATAGCTCGAGTAAACCATTCTATAACGGTGAAAGCTATGGATAATAGCACGATTGAAATGGATTCGCTATTACTTATGCTGTCCCCACATACTAGCAATGAACAAACCATGGAATTGTTAAGTACAATTAGTGCATTAGTTATAAAAGATGAAGAAACTACAAGACTATTCGAATCTGGGCAAGAACATGATATAGCGGCGCTTATCACGTCAGAGTTTAATTCTATCTATGAGAAAAAAGTACTGTACTAA
- a CDS encoding PTS mannitol transporter subunit IICB, with translation MSSSGENTKPDFRVRIQRFGSYLSGMIMPNIGAFIAWGLITALFIPTGWLPNENLAELVGPMIIYLLPLLIGYTGGKMIYGGRGGVVGATATMGVIVGSDIPMFLGAMIMGPLAGYLIKKVDEYVQPKVKEGFEMLVSNFTAGILGAILTLFAYVGIGPVVTGLNQVLAGGVQVIVNAGLLPLANIFIEPAKVLFLNNAINHGILSPLGASEAAELGKSILFLLETNPGPGLGILLAFMVFGKGIARQTAPGAVVIHFFGGIHEIYFPYILMKPLLILAAIAGGVSGVFTFTLFNVGLVAPPSPGSIFALMAMTARGDHIGVILGVIVAAAVSFVVAAIILKTGKQSDEDDITSAAAKMEEMKGKKSTVAGSFENKNEEIDVTKVNKIIFACDAGMGSSAMGASVLRNKAKKAGLNIDITNTAINILPNDADIVITHKDLTPRAKEKLPTATHISVDNFLSSPKYDQLIESLK, from the coding sequence ATGTCGAGTTCAGGAGAAAACACAAAACCAGATTTTCGGGTTAGAATTCAGCGTTTTGGTAGTTACTTAAGTGGCATGATTATGCCGAATATTGGGGCATTCATAGCATGGGGACTTATTACAGCATTATTTATTCCTACAGGATGGCTGCCAAATGAAAACTTAGCAGAGCTTGTTGGTCCAATGATTATCTATTTGCTTCCGTTATTAATAGGATACACGGGAGGAAAAATGATTTATGGTGGTCGTGGAGGAGTTGTTGGGGCAACTGCTACGATGGGTGTTATCGTTGGATCGGATATCCCGATGTTCTTAGGAGCTATGATAATGGGTCCTTTGGCTGGATATTTAATTAAAAAAGTAGATGAGTATGTTCAGCCAAAAGTAAAAGAAGGCTTTGAAATGTTGGTTAGTAATTTCACTGCAGGTATTTTAGGTGCTATTCTTACACTATTTGCCTATGTTGGGATTGGACCTGTTGTAACTGGGTTAAACCAAGTATTAGCAGGTGGAGTACAAGTTATAGTGAATGCAGGATTATTGCCTTTAGCTAATATATTTATTGAACCTGCAAAAGTTCTCTTTTTAAATAATGCAATCAATCATGGAATATTGAGTCCATTAGGAGCTAGTGAAGCAGCAGAACTAGGTAAATCCATTCTTTTCTTACTAGAAACGAATCCAGGTCCAGGTTTAGGAATATTATTGGCATTTATGGTTTTCGGTAAAGGAATTGCTAGACAAACAGCTCCTGGAGCAGTAGTCATTCATTTCTTTGGCGGTATTCATGAAATTTACTTTCCTTATATTTTAATGAAGCCACTTTTAATTCTAGCAGCTATAGCAGGTGGAGTGAGTGGAGTCTTCACTTTCACACTATTTAATGTAGGTTTAGTAGCCCCACCATCACCAGGAAGTATATTTGCACTTATGGCAATGACTGCAAGAGGGGACCATATAGGCGTAATTCTTGGTGTAATCGTAGCAGCGGCAGTATCATTTGTAGTTGCAGCAATTATTTTAAAAACAGGAAAACAATCTGATGAAGATGATATAACATCGGCTGCAGCTAAAATGGAGGAAATGAAAGGCAAGAAAAGTACAGTTGCAGGGTCATTTGAAAACAAAAATGAAGAAATTGATGTTACAAAAGTGAATAAAATCATCTTTGCTTGTGATGCTGGAATGGGATCAAGTGCAATGGGAGCATCAGTTTTAAGGAATAAAGCGAAAAAAGCCGGTTTGAATATTGATATTACCAATACGGCGATTAATATTCTTCCGAATGATGCAGATATTGTCATCACACACAAAGATTTAACGCCTCGCGCGAAAGAAAAATTACCAACAGCAACACATATTTCAGTTGATAACTTTTTAAGTAGTCCTAAGTATGACCAACTGATTGAAAGCTTAAAATAA
- the sdhB gene encoding succinate dehydrogenase iron-sulfur subunit, whose amino-acid sequence MSEAKVVKFQIARQDDNNSTPYVEEFEVPYRENMNVISALMEIRRNPVNAKGEKSTPITWDMNCLEEVCGACSMVINGKPRQSCTALVDQLEQPIRLEPMKTFPVVRDLMVDRSRMFDSLKKVKAWIPIDGTYDLGPGPRMAETKRQWAYELSKCMTCGVCLEACPNVNSKSEFIGPAPLSQVRLFNAHPTGEMNKEERLEAIMGDGGLANCGNSQNCVQSCPKGIPLTTSIAALNRATTIQSFKNFFGA is encoded by the coding sequence ATGAGTGAAGCAAAAGTAGTTAAATTTCAAATTGCGCGTCAAGATGACAACAACAGTACTCCTTATGTAGAAGAGTTTGAAGTTCCTTATCGCGAGAATATGAACGTAATTTCTGCTTTAATGGAAATTCGTCGTAATCCCGTTAATGCGAAAGGAGAAAAATCAACTCCAATTACATGGGACATGAACTGTCTTGAAGAAGTATGTGGTGCTTGTTCAATGGTGATTAACGGGAAGCCTCGTCAATCATGTACAGCTCTTGTTGACCAGCTTGAACAACCAATTCGATTAGAGCCAATGAAGACATTCCCTGTCGTACGGGACTTAATGGTAGACCGTAGTCGTATGTTTGATTCTTTGAAAAAAGTTAAAGCATGGATTCCAATCGATGGAACGTATGATTTAGGTCCTGGACCACGTATGGCAGAGACTAAGCGTCAATGGGCCTATGAATTATCAAAATGTATGACATGTGGAGTTTGTCTTGAAGCATGTCCAAACGTAAATAGTAAGTCTGAATTTATCGGACCTGCGCCGTTATCACAAGTACGTTTATTTAACGCTCACCCAACTGGTGAGATGAATAAAGAAGAACGTTTAGAAGCGATTATGGGAGACGGGGGACTTGCTAATTGTGGTAACTCTCAAAACTGTGTACAGTCTTGCCCGAAAGGAATTCCATTAACGACTTCTATTGCTGCATTAAATCGTGCAACGACAATTCAATCATTTAAGAATTTCTTTGGAGCTTAA